The DNA segment CCGCATCAGCGCGGCGACCCCGCCCGCGCCTGCGGCGAAAACAATAGCGAACACCGGATACAGGTACCGGGCGCGCACGGTGATAAGAGTGTACCCGGCGCAGTAAATGAACACGGCGAGCGCCAGATACAGATGCACCGGTTCGCTCCGCATTTGCCACTCCCTAATGCCCCGCGCCGCCAGCCAGCCGAGCGCGAGCAGCGAAAACAGCGACACCACTTCCAGAATCCAGACAGCGGACAGACTGTTATCCGCCACAAGTCTGAGCTGATGGGCCAGCCCTCCCGGCGAAAAAACCGACCAGCGGCGCACCGGGATGCGCGACGGATCTTCCCATACGCTTAACGCCTTCACGTCCTTCGGCGCGAACAGGCCCTCGTAATTCACCGGATGGCCCCGGTACCGCGGCCCCACAATCGCCGCGTTATACCCGCCCGTAGTGGAAAAGGTTACCGGCCCGTACTTGTAGCTTACCGCTATTATCCACGGCGCGGCCACAAAAAAGAACGTGAACAGGCCCGTCAGCCAGCGATTGAGCACCGTCGTCCGCATTTGCGGCAGCCGATAGTAACGGAGCGCGTTCACCACGGTGAAATGCGCCATAAAAAACGGCAGCGCATAGCTTTTTGAAAAAAACGCCAGCGCGCCGGCCAGTCCGCAGTAAACCGCGTAGCAGGGCCTGGCGATGTAATTGCGGTTCAGCGCCCACGCCAGATACCAGACCGTAAACACCGCCACCGCCAGATCGGGCGAAATAATATTGCAGAAATATGAATAAACAACTGGCATGAACGCATACAGGAACGTGGCGCGCGGCTTGCCGCCGCAGCCGGTCAGACCCAGCAGTCGGTGCAGCCCGGCCAGCAGCGCGCCGCCGCTTAACAGGCCGAACAGCTTGGCGGCGAGCAGCGGCTTTATGCCAGCCGCCATAAACGCCGCCAGCGCCCACGACAGCAGCGGCCCCCAGTACCCGTTCAGCGCGCCGCCGAAATCACCCTCCAGATAACGGCGGGCGATGCTGATATAAGAGATGCCGTCCGCGTCCACCTGCCACACGAACCACGGCAGCAGCGCCGCGCCCGCGGCGAAGTAAATGAACAGGATCCCCCGCAGCCGCCAGAACAGGCCCCGCCGTAACGCCGCCGCGCGCGCGGCGGGACCGGTTAAAATACCGGCTGTCAATTTTTTTTCTCCTCGTGGTATTCCTGTTCGGTGTTGACCGCCCAGATGTTTGACTTTCCGGCCACGCCCGCCATCATGTTTTCCGCGGCGGTCATGGCGGAAAGCATCGAGTGGTCCATATTATTGTAGCGGTGCATTCCGTTTCTGCCGATCAGGAAAAGATTGGCGATCCCGTCCGTGAACTCGCGGATCTCGCTGAACCGTTCGTAAGTGCCGTAGTATACCGGATAGGTTTTGCGCGACCGCACAATCGTGGAATCCAGAATATCGGCCCGGTCAGCCACGCCGATTTTTTCCAGTTCCCCGGCCGCGATCGCGCTTATTTCCCGGTCGGACAGCCGCCAGAAATCATCGCCCTCGTTGGCGAAAAACTCCGTGCCGAGCCACACATTGCCCGGCTCCGCCACGAGATAGGGGCTCCAGTTGTTGAAAATCTGGATGCGGCCCATAAGCACGTCGCGCTCCTGCACATAGATCCAGGTGTCGGGCAGAATGTCGTTCACCGTTTTTTCCGGCGACGTGTTTTTCATTTTCAGCCGCCTGAGCAGAAAACCCGCGGTCAGAAAATCCCGGTACTCAAGGCCGGCCGCCACTTCGCGCACGTTTTGCGGAACTCCGCTTTCGGGCATAGCCGCTATCAGCTCGCGCACCGGCATGGTTGAAACCACAAAATCGCCGCGCACTTCCGATTCCGTATTGGTTTCCAGATCCAGCACTTTAAGCCCCTCCGCCCGGCCGTTTTTCAGCAAAACTCCGGTAACGCGGCGGCGGTAGTGAAGCTCGCCGCCCTTTTCCAGCACCAGTTCGGCGGTGCGCTCCCACAGCTGGCCGGGCCCGTATTTGGGGTACAGATAGCGTTCGATAAGCGTGGTTTCCGTGTCTTTCTGGCGGATATCGCCGCCCGCCGCGCCGGCTGAAAATATTTTTTTCACCGCGTGCAGAAGCACCCCCATTATCGAAAGCCCTTTAACGCGCTGCGCGCCCCATTCGGGCTTTAGCTGGGAACAGGGCCGGCCCCATACTTTCCGGGTATAATCCTCGAAAAACGTGGCGTACAACTCGCGCCCGAACCGGTTGATGAAAAAATCCTCCAGCGAGTTCTCCGGCCTGATCGGGGCGGCCTTCGCGGCCATATAGCTGAGCCCGATTTTCACCATGCGGACCAGCCCCAGATTCCGCACCGTCTCCGCGCTCAGGGAAACCGGGTAGGTGTAAAATTTCCGCCCGAACAGTATATGCGAAACCCGGCGGCGGGCCAGCATGACGCCGTCGGTTTTTTCCGGATCCGCCGAACCGGCGGTTTTGCCCGCTGCGAAC comes from the Elusimicrobiaceae bacterium genome and includes:
- a CDS encoding NAD(P)/FAD-dependent oxidoreductase, producing the protein MNKKTALIIGAGPAGLTCALDLLAGSDIKPVIFEADVQPGGISKTVNYKGNRIDIGGHRFFSKSDRVMDRWLDTLPLQSAPACDDLALGRDIFTSFAAGKTAGSADPEKTDGVMLARRRVSHILFGRKFYTYPVSLSAETVRNLGLVRMVKIGLSYMAAKAAPIRPENSLEDFFINRFGRELYATFFEDYTRKVWGRPCSQLKPEWGAQRVKGLSIMGVLLHAVKKIFSAGAAGGDIRQKDTETTLIERYLYPKYGPGQLWERTAELVLEKGGELHYRRRVTGVLLKNGRAEGLKVLDLETNTESEVRGDFVVSTMPVRELIAAMPESGVPQNVREVAAGLEYRDFLTAGFLLRRLKMKNTSPEKTVNDILPDTWIYVQERDVLMGRIQIFNNWSPYLVAEPGNVWLGTEFFANEGDDFWRLSDREISAIAAGELEKIGVADRADILDSTIVRSRKTYPVYYGTYERFSEIREFTDGIANLFLIGRNGMHRYNNMDHSMLSAMTAAENMMAGVAGKSNIWAVNTEQEYHEEKKN